In Papio anubis isolate 15944 chromosome 17, Panubis1.0, whole genome shotgun sequence, the following are encoded in one genomic region:
- the LOC110741569 gene encoding uncharacterized protein LOC110741569, with translation MGRPDASSPAAEPGREPRFRPNVCRYLRGGLGVVPVHAAARAEPHVPRRRKVLSEREWRRHGPSVGLRLGRGKLRFDWAANGPGAAEPETRHAFLPPGLRKGEGGSLFSGPSRLRVSSLWASLPLQRWGRGRRHVRQLPWRPELRFPWKPAGLPRAGPEAVGDGPAAAETGSRWGWRDVGLPARVGRGGGESGLSLSTRGGSCGGRAGSRVPWEGWRGGSSARGASRGAPPLPRPRPRGHGPEVTGA, from the coding sequence ATGGGGCGGCCCGACGCCTCCTCCCCGGCCGCAGAGCCTGGGCGGGAGCCCAGATTTCGCCCGAATGTGTGTCGCTATTTGCGGGGAGGGTTGGGCGTGGTCCCCGTCCACGCTGCGGCGCGGGCCGAGCCCCATGTGCCCCGGAGGAGGAAGGTCCTCTCGGAGCGCGAGTGGAGGCGCCACGGCCCGAGTGTGGGGTTACGCCTGGGGCGGGGAAAACTGCGATTTGACTGGGCGGCAAACGGCCCCGGGGCAGCCGAGCCTGAAACACGTCACGCTTTCCTTCCTCCTGGGCTAAGAAAGGGGGAAGGGGGGTCCCTTTTTTCGGGGCCCTCCCGGCTGCGCGTCTCCTCCCTTTGGGCGTCGCTCCCTCTGCAGCGCTGGGGCCGGGGGCGCCGCCACGTCAGGCAGTTGCCATGGCGGCCTGAGCTTCGGTTTCCCTGGAAACCGGCGGGGCTTCCGCGCGCCGGGCCGGAGGCTGTGGGGGATGGGCCGGCGGCCGCCGAGACGGGGAGCCGTTGGGGATGGAGGGACGTGGGGCTCCCAGCCCGCGTGGGGCGGGGGGGCGGCGAGTCGGGACTCTCCCTGTCCACCCGCGGAGGAAGCTGCGGGGGCCGCGCGGGGTCACGGGTCCCGTGGGAGGGGTGGCGAGGAGGGTCCAGCGCGCGAGGAGCCAGCCGCGGGGCGCCGCCCCTCCCCCGGCCTCGACCGCGGGGTCACGGCCCTGAGGTAACCGGAGCCTGA